The Streptococcus oralis region TGTATCATAGGAGAAAAAATGTTTGAAGCAGATCAACTACAATTTGTGAGAGAAGGCAACCAAATATCAGTTCAAATTTCTTCATCAGGTTACCATAGAGAACAGCTTGAATTGATTAAAGAATATTGTCCAGTAGAAATAGTGCAGAAAGATGGAGTTCTTTCTTTGCATTATATTATTCCAGAGTATTTTAAAACTGTTAAAGAAGAAATTTTAGACAGAACTACGGAGCTTGAGCGTTTTAGTTTGGCACAAAGCATGTCGGTATTAGTTCATTCTGAAAATGATTATAAAATTCCATATATCCATCCTGAGAACATCATTGTTTTTGGCAGTAATGTACAAATGTTACATTATGGAATCGAAAAATTACTTGCACCTCAACAGCATAGTTCTGAATTCTATTTAGAATCTTATAAAGCTTTAATGATTTCCATTTTACTACCCAAGGTAGATTTTGACTTAGTCATCCATGGGATTGATGCAATAAAGGAAAAGGTGGCACAGGATATTAGTCCCTTAGAGAGTGTAGCTGATGTTAATAAATATATTGCAGAAAAGTATGCAAAATTATCAGAAGAGAGTTCAAAATCTAATTTGTTGGTGAACAAGAAAAAATGGAAGACTTTGTTAATAGGGGGAGCCTTGCTTGCTACAACCACAGTCATTTTAAGTTTTGCCACTTATAAGTCTATGTTTAAAGACGGCCCCCTAAAATCATCAGTCATTATGGCCCAATCAAATTTCATGCGAAAAGACTATTCTGAAACAGTTGAATCATTAAAAAATTATGGTGCAGAATCATTACCAAAAGAAGCTAAGTATATCTTAGCAGCAAGCTATGTCCGTTTAGATAGTTTGAGCGATAAGCAAAAGGAAGTTATTTTAAATACGATTACAGAATCTACAGATGATACAATTTTCTATTATTGGATTTATCTTGGACGTGGAAAATTTGAAAAGGCTCTGGATGTGGCACAAAATATCGGGGACACACAATTGATTTTACACGCTTATACAAATCTATATGAATCAGTCAAAGCAGATATCAATATGAACGGTTCTGAAAAACAAAAGAAACTTGAAGAATATGAAAAGAAAATAAAAGAACTTTCTGCTGAGATTGGAGAAGCTACTACAAATAGTAGTGATACAAAAGCATCTACAAATAGTAGTGATACAAAAGCATCTACTGAGACCACAACTCCTAAGGACAACCAAACAAAAGAAAAGAGTGAACGATAAATGAAGGCAAAAAAGCTAGAATATGATCATCAACTGGGAGACCAATTAGGAGAACTTCATAAACCTATTTATACCTTGTTGATTGAACAAGAAAAATTGGAAAAAATTGATTTGTTTGAAGGACAAGAGGTAAGAGTAGGTACTAACGAGTATACAGTAGAAGGCAGAAGAGTCTATCGAAATGGTAAGGAATTAGAAAGAGGAAAATCTACCTTTGATAAAGAAACTGTAACCTTATTGGTCCCTGAAGAAGATATTTTTATCACTTATATTTTTCCGCCACAACGATTTATTTGTAGCAAGAAAGAATCAGCTGACATTAGTTGGTCACCTTCAAACCAACTTATTTTCTCAAATAATCAAGTACAGGTTACTCTTGGGGAATCTCCGATCTATCTAAACGACTGTCTTATCAAAGAGGAAGGACTTTATCCATTTGAAGTGGGGAGCCGAATGAAGGTTTCTAACTATTTTATAGAAAAAAGAAAGAACCAGTGGAAGATTGGATGTCTTTTTGAAGAACCACAATTGAATAAGAGTCAAATTCTGATACAAGAAAAAAACAATGAATATCCGATGGATTTTCCAGAGTATAGAAGGAGTCCGAGAGTCAACCCTATTATCCATAGTGGGAAAATCATTATCAATCAACCTCCACAGCCGATAAAGCCACCCAAAAATTCGCTCATCCGAGCCATTGTCCCAGCTTTAGGGATGTTTACTTTAACTGCATTGAGTTCAATTTGGACAAAAGGGAATCCTGTAATGATGCTAGGGATGGGTGGTTTTAGCCTCCTGACGGCAGCGACAACTATGAGTCAGTATTTTGAGGAGAGAAAGGATACCAAAGAACAGGAAAAAAATCGTATTCAAGATTACGAAGCATATTTATTAAAACAAGTATCCGACTTAGAAAGCTACTACAAAGAAGAAACTAAGATTCTACATTACAATCAACCGTCAATATCAACCATTACTGAGCTGATTGCAAAGTATGATTCTAGAATTTATGAGCGAATGGACTATAATGAAGATTTCTTACAGGTGTCTTTAGGATTAGGAGATAAATTAAGTCAGCTAGAGTTGCAAACAAATTTTGATGAGCAAAGTAAAGATGAAATATCGCAGTTTGCTCGAACAGTCTTGCAAGACTACAGTTTGCAAAAGAAAGTTCCGATCACGGTTAATATCTTTGAAGCGACAGTTGGTCTTGTTGGAAACAGTGAAGTAACTAGGACAGCTGTGTATAATATGCTCTTACAGATGGCAATGTTCCATAGCTACTTAGATGTTAATTTTATCAATCTTGTTCAAGAACAGAGATATGAGAAAGATTGGTCTGAGTGGCGCTTTCTCCCTCATTTTAATATGCAGGAACGAAATATTCGTGGTTTTGTTCATGATGCTAGAAGCCGTGATGCTGTTCTAAATTCGCTTTACCGTATCATTCAAAAACGTTCCCAAATCAAACGTGAAATGGGGGAAAAAGATGCACGCTTTAAACCTCATTATGTCTTAACGATTATGGATGACTCCCATTTACTTGGCCATAGTTTGAATGAGTATCTAGCCAAGGATTTGACAGAGTTGGGTGTAACAGTCATTTGGGTGAAAGAGGCACGTCGTCTTTTGCCAGAAACTATCACAACTCTAATTGAATATAAGAATCAAAATTTAGGTCAAATCATTAATGATGAAGGTGCCTATAGTGCTCAAACCTTTATTCCCCATCCGCTGTTGGATTGCTATGAAGATTCTATTCGTACTTTAGCAAATCTAAAACACATGGAAGTAGAGAAGAACACGATTCCTAAATCTGTTACTTTTTTGGAACTCTATCAAGTCAGAGAAGTTGAAGAGTTACAGGTTGCGACTAGATGGTCCAAAGCGGATACTTTTAAAACGTTAGCGGTGCCATTAGGATTGCGTGGGAAAGATGATCAGGTGGAGCTCAACTTACATGAACGTGCACATGGACCACACGGCCTCGTAGCAGGAACTACTGGTTCAGGTAAATCGGAGATTCTTCAGTCTTATATATTATCCATGGCTGTAAATTTTAGTCCGGAGGATGTTGGATTTCTTACCATTGACTTCAAGGGTGGTGGGATGGCGAATCTTTTCAAAGATTTACCACATATGCTTGGGTCTATTACTAACTTAGAGGGAGCTGCTAGTGCGCGTGCCCTAGCTTCTATCAAAGCAGAGTTACAAAAACGTCAACGACTATTTAATCAATTTGGCGTCAACCATATCAATGGATACACTAAATTATATAAGGAAGGTCAACAAGCTACTGACAAATCAGGTTATCCAGACAAACCATTACCTCATCTCTTCCTTATTAGTGATGAGTTTGCTGAATTGAAAGAACATGAACCAGAATTTATGACAGAGCTGGTTTCGACAGCCCGTATTGGACGTTCGCTTGGAGTTCATCTAATTCTTGCTACACAAAAGCCATCAGGTGTCGTGAATGATCAAATATGGTCAAACTCGCGTTTCAAACTAGCTTTGAAAGTGTCAGATGAGTCTGATTCAAATGAAATTATTAAAACACCAGATGCGGCGAGCATTACTGAACCAGGGCGTGCTTACCTACAAGTAGGAAACAACGAAATCTATGAATTGTTCCAGTCTGCATGGAGTGGTGCGCAGTATGCCCCACAAACAGAGGGAGTTCAAGAAGTTGTTGATGAACGAATCTGGTTGATAAATGACCTAGGACAATATGAATTACTATCTGATGACCTATCTAAGGACGAAAATTATACTGCTGATCAGACGGAAGAAATCACGGAACTCTCAGCTGTTGTAAACTACATAGCAAGAGTGAGCAAGACTGTTCCCCTCAACCTGCCAGATAAACCGTGGTTAGAACCACTAGAGACAGCCATCATATCCCCTCAAACAGATATTCACTGGACCGACGAAAAAGTATTGGCCGTTCCTTTTGCTCGAATGGATATTCCGACAGAGCAACGTCAGAAGGATTATCATTTTGATTTGGAAAAAATGGGGCATACAGTTTTCTATGGTTCACCTGGTTTTGGGAAATCCCTAGCTCTTCAAACTCTAGTGTTAAATCTCGCTCGTTTGAATACTTCAGAGCAAGTACAAATCAATTTATTTGACTTTGGGACAAATGGACTCTTGCCACTAAAAGATTTACCTCATGTAGTTGATTTGACACGGTTTGATGAAGAAGAAAAACTGGTTAAGTTTTTAAAACGTATTGACCAAGAGTTGAAGATTCGCAAGGAAAAATTTGCCCTCTATAATGTAGCAAGCCTTTCTCAATACGAACAAAAATCGGGTGAGAAACTCCCTGCTATTCTTACTATTTTTGACGGGTTTGATACTATAAAAGACACACCACTAGAAGAAGCTATTGAAAGTATGATTAACCGCATCCTACGTGAGGGAGCGAGTCTTGGATGCTATGTGATTTTGACAGCACTTCGTTCAAATAGCCTTAAAATCAGTATGTCAAGTAATATCACCTCGCGCTTGGCCTTTTACCTGGTTGATGAAGGAGCTTCTAAGGAAATTATCGGACGCGATGCTTTAATTCAGCAAGAAATTTTTGGTCGTGCCCAGTTGAAAGAAGATATTCCTTATGCCATTCAGGTTTATCTCCCTATAAGTGGAGAAGGGGACATTGAGCGCCTATATAACTTGGAAGAAGAAGTCAAGTTGATTGCAAGAAGCTGGACAGGAGTTTGCCCAGAACCAATCCCAATGTTGCCAAATGAAGTGACGCTTACACACTTTAGTAATCATCCTAAAGTACTTGAGATGTGGTCGAGGGGAGAATTACCAATAGGGTTTGATAAAGAAACAACGGATCCTCAAGGGTTTGTTCCCGATAGAGATGGGTATTTTGAATTCTTATATGATACCCCGCAACAATTGGAATATTGTGAAAATAGTTTGATGCCAGGTCTGAATAGATTAGTAAATATTGAAAAAATATTATTAAATACCAACAATAGTTACAAAAAAACAGAAGTATTTGATAAAATTATTGATAGAGATAATATACCTAGTTTCTTTAACGATATTCAAGGAGAAATTGAAAGCCGTCACAATGGTAAAGAGGCTTCAATGATGTACGTATTTATCCCAGAGGCGCATATGCTAGGGGCTTTATTAAATATGAAAATAACCGAGGATGTATTTAAAAAGATTGTTAGAAATAGCGGGAAAGTTCACATTCATTTTGTATTTATGGGAGAACAACAAGCTATTAGTGTAGGCTACTTAGATGTTGACAAGGTCTTAAAGAGCAATGTTCCTGCTGGATGTGTTGGAACAAGGTTCAAAGATCAAAATATTTCAAAAGTACAAACGAGCTTCAGCGAGCCAGTTGTAGCAGAGGATGAGACAAACTTTTTTGTGGGTAGAATAGGTTATCGTTTACGATTGGTTACAGATAATGGATAGAATCTTTAACATAAGTTGATAAAAAACAAAGGAGATATAGCTATGTCTCGTGATTACAGTTATGAGATTTACTCTTTACGACAACAGATTTCAACAATGTCTAGTGAAAGAGCGGATATATTAAATAAAATTAGTATTCTAAAACAGAATAAGAGTAAAATACAGAGCAAGAAAAGCGCAATTTCAGAACAATTGTCTCAATACGATTTGATAAAGGCAAAAGCTACTTCTAATTTTGCTGGAAATAGAAGAGATGATTTTAATAATAAAATAGAGACGCTAAAGGGATCGATTTCCCAATGGTTGGAGAATACCCAGAATAATATTGATTTGATTGACCAAAAAATCTCAACCTATACGGCTGAAGCTTCTAATTTAGCAATTGGTATGAATTACGCTAGCCAATCACTAAATACTTATATTTATCTTCAAAGCCAAAATGAAGATTAAGGGGGAGAGTTATGGGAGAAATAAAATTAGATTATAATATTTGGTCTGTTGATGTTGTTTCATATTCTTCATCAATTGATGCTTTGTCCGATCTTTCAAAACCTGCCTTGAGCGAGAATGACTTACAACCTTTCCTTAAAATTAATACGATGATAGATGAGTTAAACAGTTCGATAAAAACATTTAAAAGCAATTCAATAGATCAGACTAGGAATATGTCCAAAGCTGTAGCGAATAAAGTGTCTGATGATGTTGCTGGGGCTGCAGGTTTTAGAGGAGGATAAGATGATTTCACAAGAAATGTTATGGGCGCAGTATTTTACAGAGTCCTATCTTGGATTTAAGCCAAATTCACTCATCGATCAAATCGCTAAAGCTATTATTTATAGACCAGATTTATTTAGAACATTGGTTTCAAATTTGTCTCAGAGTGATATGAGTTATGAATACAATCCAACAATTGGAGCAAGTATTGATTTTCGCTTCAATAAGGGAGAGGTTATTATCACTCGTCTTGGGGAAACTCAGCTTTTTTCCACATCTGAGTTTGTGCGTTTACTTGGATTAATTGATAAAATTTATACAGAAATTCTGCCATTAGGTAGTGTTATTCAAATAAATAGAGAAAAGTTACCCAAAGATGCTCTTGAGGATTTTATTGAAGAAATGCCTATCTATGTATTAATTACAGGACAACGGGTATCAATTGAAAACAAATTTTATCTAGATTACACAGGATATTTTTGGCCCAAAGGTTTGATTCCAAATCAAGAAACCTTAGTTATATCCGATGACATGATTGCATCCGTCCTTTTTAGGGGGCCAGAGAAGAATGATATTCAGGAACAACATGTCTTAAACCTACGTCGCCAACTACTTGCAAAGGATCTGGATTCTTATACTTTTCACAATTATCAAATGGAGGCTAGCCAATGAAATATAAGTATTCTGAATTATTGATAGCGCGCGAGGGACTTTATCGTTCAAAAAGTGGATTTGAGGATAAGATTCTAGCAGCGATTCAAGGGACTCGAGAGTTGATTGGCACCGAAAGTTTTCGTTCTGCCACCAAAGATGCGATTAATGCAGAACTGAGTAATTATAACCTGCCTTTATTATTTAGTTACCATGATTTAGCCAATGGTTTATATAATGAGTGGGATCGGCTGATGTTACGCTTTCAGGAGTTGGTTGATGAGCATAGTCCTGCTGCTGTCATTGATACGTCAGAATTTTCTGGTTTAAAAACAGCTGTGGGAAAACCGACTCAAGAGATTTTGAACTTGATTGCCCATCCAGACCTGACAATAGCTTACTCTGCAATTGGAGGTATGGTGGGCATCAGCAATCCTTCTTCCGCAGATATCAAAAGCCATAAGGAAGAAGCCCTGCAATCTCTTCGTACAACTGAAAGTCGGATGGAATCATTTAATAGTGAACTGTTGGGGAGCGGCGTGACCACTACCCTATCCACAATCGCAAGTGGTTTGAGTCGGTCTCGCAAAGCTGTTGCTATGACAGACCCTTATCACAATGTGGAAGCCCTTGCAATTTTTAAGGACACGAAGTTACGGGATCAACAGATTGAGAATTCTAAAGCTCTGCATGAGGAGCTAATCCGTTATATTCGACATTATAATCCAGAAACAACCTTTGACTTGAGCCAGATGAGTGAGCAGGAACTACAGACCTTGGGTCGTACGATCTCTCTTGCCTCCCATGGGAATGGCGGTAAGAAACCTCAGGAGCTGATTGATTTCTTGAAAGGGAATGAAGTTACGTTTGAGAAGGAGATCACAGTATATGACGATGGTCAGCACTATCTCAAGAGTAAAATCCAGATAAAAGGTCACTTCAAAGGGGAAAGTGCCATCACTTTTAACACTAAATATAAAGATGGTAAGTTAAGTCAAGAAGGAGAGTATAGCGTAGGGGGACTGAGTACAGATTTCCTAGATGAAAAGCCCAATTATAAGACGAAGATAGGGCTAAAGGACTATTCTATAACGGGTGAGTTCAGTCTAGCAGACAAGATTAGTTCAAGCTACGGGAGACTCGCCCCCAACCTTTCCATTGGCTTTGGCTATAAGAATCGCTCTCTTGAGGTTGGTACCAAGTCAGAGAATGGCTATCGTGTTTCCTATGTAAAAGAACATAACCAGGTCAAACAAGACTACGCAACAGTTAAAACAACCACTGAAACAGGGGTGAGAACGGTGGATCATGGAGAACAGATATTAAAAGCGGGGAAAGTAGTAGTTGCTACAGTTTTTGTTATTGGTGCTATAATTTATGGTGTTACACTTAGTGCATCT contains the following coding sequences:
- the essB gene encoding type VII secretion protein EssB, with protein sequence MFEADQLQFVREGNQISVQISSSGYHREQLELIKEYCPVEIVQKDGVLSLHYIIPEYFKTVKEEILDRTTELERFSLAQSMSVLVHSENDYKIPYIHPENIIVFGSNVQMLHYGIEKLLAPQQHSSEFYLESYKALMISILLPKVDFDLVIHGIDAIKEKVAQDISPLESVADVNKYIAEKYAKLSEESSKSNLLVNKKKWKTLLIGGALLATTTVILSFATYKSMFKDGPLKSSVIMAQSNFMRKDYSETVESLKNYGAESLPKEAKYILAASYVRLDSLSDKQKEVILNTITESTDDTIFYYWIYLGRGKFEKALDVAQNIGDTQLILHAYTNLYESVKADINMNGSEKQKKLEEYEKKIKELSAEIGEATTNSSDTKASTNSSDTKASTETTTPKDNQTKEKSER
- the essC gene encoding type VII secretion protein EssC, whose translation is MKAKKLEYDHQLGDQLGELHKPIYTLLIEQEKLEKIDLFEGQEVRVGTNEYTVEGRRVYRNGKELERGKSTFDKETVTLLVPEEDIFITYIFPPQRFICSKKESADISWSPSNQLIFSNNQVQVTLGESPIYLNDCLIKEEGLYPFEVGSRMKVSNYFIEKRKNQWKIGCLFEEPQLNKSQILIQEKNNEYPMDFPEYRRSPRVNPIIHSGKIIINQPPQPIKPPKNSLIRAIVPALGMFTLTALSSIWTKGNPVMMLGMGGFSLLTAATTMSQYFEERKDTKEQEKNRIQDYEAYLLKQVSDLESYYKEETKILHYNQPSISTITELIAKYDSRIYERMDYNEDFLQVSLGLGDKLSQLELQTNFDEQSKDEISQFARTVLQDYSLQKKVPITVNIFEATVGLVGNSEVTRTAVYNMLLQMAMFHSYLDVNFINLVQEQRYEKDWSEWRFLPHFNMQERNIRGFVHDARSRDAVLNSLYRIIQKRSQIKREMGEKDARFKPHYVLTIMDDSHLLGHSLNEYLAKDLTELGVTVIWVKEARRLLPETITTLIEYKNQNLGQIINDEGAYSAQTFIPHPLLDCYEDSIRTLANLKHMEVEKNTIPKSVTFLELYQVREVEELQVATRWSKADTFKTLAVPLGLRGKDDQVELNLHERAHGPHGLVAGTTGSGKSEILQSYILSMAVNFSPEDVGFLTIDFKGGGMANLFKDLPHMLGSITNLEGAASARALASIKAELQKRQRLFNQFGVNHINGYTKLYKEGQQATDKSGYPDKPLPHLFLISDEFAELKEHEPEFMTELVSTARIGRSLGVHLILATQKPSGVVNDQIWSNSRFKLALKVSDESDSNEIIKTPDAASITEPGRAYLQVGNNEIYELFQSAWSGAQYAPQTEGVQEVVDERIWLINDLGQYELLSDDLSKDENYTADQTEEITELSAVVNYIARVSKTVPLNLPDKPWLEPLETAIISPQTDIHWTDEKVLAVPFARMDIPTEQRQKDYHFDLEKMGHTVFYGSPGFGKSLALQTLVLNLARLNTSEQVQINLFDFGTNGLLPLKDLPHVVDLTRFDEEEKLVKFLKRIDQELKIRKEKFALYNVASLSQYEQKSGEKLPAILTIFDGFDTIKDTPLEEAIESMINRILREGASLGCYVILTALRSNSLKISMSSNITSRLAFYLVDEGASKEIIGRDALIQQEIFGRAQLKEDIPYAIQVYLPISGEGDIERLYNLEEEVKLIARSWTGVCPEPIPMLPNEVTLTHFSNHPKVLEMWSRGELPIGFDKETTDPQGFVPDRDGYFEFLYDTPQQLEYCENSLMPGLNRLVNIEKILLNTNNSYKKTEVFDKIIDRDNIPSFFNDIQGEIESRHNGKEASMMYVFIPEAHMLGALLNMKITEDVFKKIVRNSGKVHIHFVFMGEQQAISVGYLDVDKVLKSNVPAGCVGTRFKDQNISKVQTSFSEPVVAEDETNFFVGRIGYRLRLVTDNG
- a CDS encoding YwqH-like family protein, whose translation is MSRDYSYEIYSLRQQISTMSSERADILNKISILKQNKSKIQSKKSAISEQLSQYDLIKAKATSNFAGNRRDDFNNKIETLKGSISQWLENTQNNIDLIDQKISTYTAEASNLAIGMNYASQSLNTYIYLQSQNED
- a CDS encoding DUF4176 domain-containing protein, encoding MISQEMLWAQYFTESYLGFKPNSLIDQIAKAIIYRPDLFRTLVSNLSQSDMSYEYNPTIGASIDFRFNKGEVIITRLGETQLFSTSEFVRLLGLIDKIYTEILPLGSVIQINREKLPKDALEDFIEEMPIYVLITGQRVSIENKFYLDYTGYFWPKGLIPNQETLVISDDMIASVLFRGPEKNDIQEQHVLNLRRQLLAKDLDSYTFHNYQMEASQ